A genomic window from Brevibacillus agri includes:
- a CDS encoding HAMP domain-containing sensor histidine kinase produces the protein MRRQRLASIQWQYVRYGVLLAGSAVVVSFICFFWLYFVWKDMPEVHRWYNSLIGDPKVVLWMEDYLGVTLPAQPDGLVQLAAFVVSLPVGVLVALIISYIVGNLLKKRLSVLWEAAMKLGRGMLSYRVPDLGVDEVGELGWQLNRLASQWEEQVASLQRLSNHNAALAEQVKQAAVTEERQRLARELHDAVSQQLFAIAMTTAAMRRLVEKNPQRAAQQIELVEEMAAAAQAEMRALLLHLRPATLQNKSLKEAILELLDELERKNTMELTWEIEDVEGLPSGIEDHLFRILQESLSNTLRHAKASQIAVKLFTLQEQVRLRVTDDGVGFDPDGEKMTSYGLRSMQERVAEVGGSMEIYSAIGKGTQIEVRIPLMSQPEREG, from the coding sequence ATGCGTCGACAGCGATTAGCGAGTATTCAGTGGCAATATGTGCGCTACGGCGTCCTGCTTGCCGGAAGTGCAGTGGTCGTTTCGTTTATTTGTTTCTTTTGGCTCTATTTTGTGTGGAAAGATATGCCGGAGGTTCATCGCTGGTACAACAGCCTGATTGGCGATCCGAAGGTCGTTTTGTGGATGGAAGATTATTTGGGAGTGACCTTGCCCGCGCAGCCTGACGGGCTGGTGCAACTGGCGGCGTTTGTCGTGTCGCTTCCGGTCGGTGTGCTGGTGGCGCTGATTATCTCCTACATCGTCGGGAACCTGCTCAAGAAAAGGCTCAGCGTGTTGTGGGAAGCCGCCATGAAGCTCGGGCGGGGGATGCTCTCCTACCGCGTGCCGGATTTGGGCGTCGATGAAGTCGGCGAGCTGGGCTGGCAGTTGAATCGGCTGGCCTCGCAGTGGGAGGAGCAGGTCGCGTCCTTGCAGCGTCTGTCCAATCACAATGCGGCCCTGGCAGAGCAGGTCAAGCAGGCAGCCGTCACCGAGGAGCGGCAGCGCTTGGCACGCGAACTGCACGATGCGGTCAGTCAGCAGTTGTTTGCGATCGCCATGACGACGGCAGCGATGCGGCGGCTGGTGGAGAAAAATCCGCAGCGCGCCGCCCAGCAGATTGAGCTGGTGGAAGAAATGGCAGCGGCCGCCCAGGCGGAGATGCGGGCATTGCTCTTGCATCTTCGCCCCGCCACGCTGCAAAACAAGTCGCTGAAAGAAGCGATCTTGGAACTTTTGGATGAACTGGAACGTAAAAATACGATGGAGCTGACGTGGGAGATTGAAGACGTCGAAGGCTTGCCGAGCGGCATTGAGGATCATCTGTTCCGGATTTTGCAGGAGTCGTTGTCCAATACGCTGCGGCACGCCAAAGCCAGCCAGATTGCGGTCAAGTTGTTTACCTTGCAGGAGCAGGTGCGGCTCAGGGTAACCGATGACGGCGTCGGCTTTGATCCGGATGGAGAAAAAATGACGTCGTACGGCCTGCGCAGCATGCAGGAGCGGGTGGCCGAGGTAGGCGGCTCGATGGAGATTTATTCAGCGATCGGCAAGGGGACGCAAATCGAGGTGCGGATTCCCTTGATGTCACAGCCGGAACGGGAAGGGTGA
- the liaF gene encoding cell wall-active antibiotics response protein LiaF — MKLSRLHTMLAGVLIILTGIGLLLDSLHIISFGLFDLWPMVLVYFGVRLWGQNKRIGGGILFCLGFIIALDMWFGIGVDDLFQLAVPVLFIYFGFRLIRGKTKERGNRPPLPPFSAPDETPASAMGGGSQTAQPSGIRQEAAQWLDSLNKWKPSRGKLPEQEGESAYRERILPKDSRSSLIGDYHLTSGRFELSALHVWHGIGDVVIDLSRAVLMQDEAVLVVEGWVGDVTIYVPVDLPVSVNAELSLGDLEVLSHRQGGINRSVMIRSDQYEEAAQKVNVHISLLVGDIKVKYI; from the coding sequence GTGAAACTGTCCCGCTTGCACACAATGTTGGCCGGCGTCCTGATTATTTTGACAGGAATCGGCCTTTTATTAGACAGTTTGCATATTATTTCGTTCGGTCTGTTTGACCTGTGGCCCATGGTGCTCGTCTACTTCGGCGTTCGCCTGTGGGGACAGAACAAGCGGATTGGCGGCGGCATTCTGTTTTGTTTAGGATTCATTATCGCGCTGGATATGTGGTTTGGCATCGGCGTGGACGATTTGTTCCAACTCGCTGTGCCTGTCCTGTTTATTTATTTTGGCTTTCGATTGATTCGCGGCAAGACCAAAGAAAGAGGAAATCGTCCGCCCCTTCCGCCGTTTTCAGCTCCGGATGAGACGCCAGCTTCCGCCATGGGCGGCGGGAGTCAAACGGCTCAGCCGAGCGGGATTCGCCAGGAAGCTGCCCAATGGCTGGACAGCTTGAACAAATGGAAGCCTTCACGCGGCAAGCTGCCTGAGCAGGAGGGAGAATCTGCCTACCGTGAACGGATTTTGCCCAAAGATTCTCGCAGCTCCCTGATCGGGGATTACCATCTGACCTCGGGACGTTTTGAACTGAGCGCCCTGCATGTGTGGCACGGGATCGGGGATGTGGTCATAGACCTGTCCCGCGCGGTGCTGATGCAGGATGAAGCGGTGCTGGTTGTGGAAGGCTGGGTGGGGGATGTCACGATATACGTTCCCGTCGATCTCCCGGTTTCTGTCAACGCAGAGCTGAGTCTGGGCGATCTGGAAGTGCTGAGCCACCGTCAGGGCGGAATCAACCGCAGCGTCATGATTCGCTCCGATCAATACGAAGAGGCGGCTCAAAAAGTGAATGTGCATATCTCGCTGCTCGTCGGCGATATAAAAGTCAAGTACATCTAG
- a CDS encoding class I SAM-dependent methyltransferase: MADFMVFLRRFIAEPGRVGSVIPSSRYLCERMLSHVNWASTDVILELGPGTGAFTQTIYQKINPDTDYVLVERDSQFRSILQSRFPDLPVREEATRLGQYLEELELGKADVIISGLPFANFPQELRTAILDEVQKVLKPGGLFITFQYSLQLQAELQARFSLVETDFTLLNIPPAFIYTCRNGQSEKDRHGA; encoded by the coding sequence TTGGCAGACTTCATGGTCTTTTTGCGAAGGTTCATCGCTGAGCCTGGACGTGTAGGCAGCGTGATCCCCAGCTCTCGGTATTTATGTGAGCGAATGTTGAGCCACGTCAATTGGGCTTCAACAGATGTCATTCTTGAGCTGGGACCTGGCACGGGCGCTTTTACCCAAACCATTTATCAAAAAATCAATCCTGATACCGACTATGTGCTTGTGGAGCGTGACAGCCAGTTTCGATCCATCCTTCAATCACGCTTTCCTGATCTTCCTGTCAGGGAAGAAGCGACGAGACTCGGACAATATTTGGAGGAGCTGGAGCTTGGCAAGGCAGATGTCATTATTTCCGGCCTGCCGTTTGCCAATTTTCCGCAAGAGTTGCGAACAGCGATCCTGGACGAAGTGCAAAAGGTATTGAAACCAGGCGGTCTGTTCATTACATTCCAATATTCGCTACAACTCCAGGCTGAGCTGCAGGCGCGTTTTTCCTTGGTAGAGACAGACTTCACCTTGCTGAATATCCCACCTGCATTCATTTATACATGTCGTAACGGACAAAGTGAAAAAGATCGGCATGGGGCGTAA
- a CDS encoding PspA/IM30 family protein produces the protein MSIFKRLRDLTVASVNDALDSMEDPVVMLNQYMRDMEVEIGQVEVAVARQVALEKKFRQQLDEANALIEKRDRQVKLALTEGEDELARRALADKKQYEARAAEYETLYLAASEAATQMREKLAELKEEFYKMRAKKFTLMARAQVARTQKQVNHAVAGIGNQSAGRGFARMEEKVMRMEAEAQMSGQWRQTNLAWESALSDLEKDDLDAELASIKASLKEKKPASAQPEQS, from the coding sequence ATGAGTATTTTCAAACGTTTGCGTGACCTGACAGTAGCTTCGGTAAATGACGCCCTGGATTCGATGGAAGATCCGGTAGTTATGCTGAATCAATACATGCGGGATATGGAAGTGGAAATCGGACAGGTCGAAGTGGCTGTCGCCCGCCAGGTAGCATTGGAAAAGAAATTCCGCCAGCAACTGGACGAAGCGAACGCTTTGATCGAAAAGCGCGACCGTCAAGTAAAGCTCGCGTTGACAGAAGGGGAAGACGAGCTTGCCCGCCGCGCTCTTGCGGACAAAAAGCAGTATGAAGCTCGTGCAGCCGAGTACGAAACACTCTATTTGGCAGCTTCCGAGGCCGCTACGCAAATGCGTGAAAAGCTGGCCGAACTGAAGGAAGAGTTCTATAAAATGCGCGCAAAAAAATTCACGCTGATGGCACGGGCACAAGTAGCCCGCACGCAAAAGCAGGTGAATCATGCGGTAGCAGGGATTGGCAATCAGTCCGCAGGCCGCGGGTTCGCTCGTATGGAAGAAAAAGTGATGCGTATGGAGGCGGAGGCACAAATGAGCGGCCAATGGCGCCAAACGAACCTCGCCTGGGAGAGCGCGTTGTCTGACCTGGAAAAAGACGATCTGGATGCGGAGCTTGCCAGCATCAAGGCGTCGTTGAAGGAGAAAAAACCAGCGTCCGCCCAGCCGGAACAATCTTGA
- a CDS encoding LiaF transmembrane domain-containing protein: MSERSGKVLLGLVLLLIGGLVLLDQVGIDFGDLIGLLIPAIIMLYGARKIMGQSGSRFWGIVIFLFGFLMLIGKLHLLFHGLLAIGVIYLGYRLLRPGHVPKEAPPAWERQWAQKVLKEDTLDAWEREMTRRQP, translated from the coding sequence ATGAGTGAACGGTCTGGAAAGGTTTTGCTCGGGCTAGTTCTCTTGCTGATCGGCGGGTTGGTTCTCCTGGATCAAGTAGGAATCGACTTTGGTGATCTGATCGGGCTTTTGATTCCGGCGATCATCATGCTGTACGGCGCTCGAAAAATCATGGGACAATCCGGTTCGCGTTTTTGGGGAATCGTGATCTTCCTGTTCGGGTTCCTGATGCTGATCGGCAAGCTCCATCTGCTGTTTCACGGCTTACTGGCCATTGGTGTGATTTATCTGGGGTATCGCTTACTGCGCCCCGGCCATGTCCCCAAAGAAGCGCCGCCAGCCTGGGAACGTCAGTGGGCACAAAAAGTATTAAAAGAAGACACGCTGGACGCGTGGGAAAGAGAAATGACCCGCCGCCAGCCATAA
- a CDS encoding C40 family peptidase: MRKVVLSLLMAGMLAMGAGAAHAAEGATLEDVVSELYGVPYKSSGTSKKGFDCSGFTRYVFDALGVDLPHNSAAQYELGTEVAKKDLQPGDLVFFNTNGRSISHVGIYIGNGTFVHSESGRGVVNTKLNDPYYWSKRYVGAKRISTPVLEAAAPKKENAVQAASLSENQAQKK; the protein is encoded by the coding sequence TTGCGCAAGGTGGTACTGTCTTTACTTATGGCCGGAATGCTGGCTATGGGAGCCGGCGCTGCACACGCGGCCGAGGGTGCAACGCTCGAAGACGTGGTCAGCGAACTGTATGGCGTCCCTTACAAATCATCCGGTACGTCCAAAAAGGGCTTTGACTGCTCCGGTTTCACACGCTACGTATTTGATGCGTTAGGTGTAGACCTGCCTCACAATTCTGCCGCCCAATACGAACTGGGGACAGAGGTTGCCAAGAAAGACTTGCAGCCTGGAGATCTTGTGTTCTTCAATACAAACGGACGAAGCATCTCACACGTAGGCATCTACATCGGGAACGGCACATTCGTGCATTCGGAATCTGGCCGCGGCGTCGTCAACACCAAGTTGAACGACCCGTACTACTGGAGCAAGCGTTATGTTGGCGCCAAGCGCATCAGCACACCTGTTCTGGAAGCGGCAGCTCCGAAAAAGGAAAACGCGGTGCAAGCTGCATCGTTGTCGGAAAATCAAGCACAAAAGAAGTAG
- a CDS encoding response regulator transcription factor, with product MKDHILIVDDNQEIIELLEDILENEGFQVSSAENGEDALALLSQGERPNLILLDIMMPNMSGYELCSQIRREWDLPILFLSAKSKAVDKVVGFEIGADDYITKPFDTEELLARIRAHLRRYERIRKHTEEQPEKETPSSPITVLKFKDLEIHKETYSVYVNGQKIELSTKEFQLLTFLAENAGIVFTREQIYDRVWGYGYGSLNTVTVHIKNLREKLETERQFIKTQWGTGYVFIGEKL from the coding sequence GTGAAAGATCACATTTTGATCGTTGATGACAACCAGGAGATTATTGAACTGCTTGAAGATATTTTGGAAAACGAAGGCTTCCAGGTTTCCTCGGCGGAAAATGGCGAGGATGCGCTTGCTCTTCTGAGCCAGGGCGAGCGGCCCAACCTCATTTTGCTCGATATCATGATGCCGAATATGAGCGGCTACGAGCTGTGCTCGCAAATTCGCCGCGAATGGGATTTGCCGATCCTGTTTCTCAGCGCGAAAAGCAAGGCGGTCGACAAAGTCGTCGGCTTCGAAATCGGCGCCGATGACTACATTACGAAGCCGTTTGACACCGAAGAGCTGCTGGCTCGCATCCGCGCTCATCTGCGACGCTACGAGCGCATTCGCAAGCATACCGAGGAGCAGCCGGAAAAAGAGACGCCCAGCTCCCCGATCACCGTCCTGAAGTTCAAGGACTTGGAGATCCACAAGGAAACGTACTCTGTCTACGTCAACGGCCAGAAGATTGAGCTGTCCACAAAAGAGTTTCAACTACTGACGTTCCTCGCCGAAAATGCCGGGATCGTGTTCACGCGGGAACAAATTTACGACCGCGTCTGGGGGTACGGCTACGGCTCCCTCAACACCGTGACGGTCCACATCAAAAACTTGCGCGAGAAGCTGGAAACAGAACGGCAATTCATCAAAACACAATGGGGGACAGGCTACGTATTCATCGGGGAGAAACTGTAG
- a CDS encoding sensor histidine kinase: MSLRNKLFLSFIALITLNILLFKFVFQDIIIDQLKNDRHNQYQAEKDAAEKVRLNQLLRSSNFKDPIERQELEKQLPEDVMYRMVVKDASGNTIYHRPSQAYSLKLSLPSTTKSDLKVVAEYHFQQEPPRAGEIVVYFYTDDYDMMATTGVSMMLWFIYGSLVLVGLLLLALFLRWILRPVNELARVTQEIREGKRLVTFTYRSHDEFGQLFRYFGDMVDELRFSEERQSEMIASIAHDFRTPLTTIKGYASYIGSGRVTDLTRIQKQMGKIEVKTSDLEKLLDELQDFTVQSTEVRLNISRIHVKGFLKGIIEDYLARVKEAGLTFQWKLRVSNELHIEADETKLRRVMENLLNNAIHYNKPNGSILVTCDQREGHVLFSVIDKGEGIAAEDLPKIFNKFYRAEKSRNRNNGGTGLGLTICQSIVRRHGGELTVNSEQGIGSSFSFTIPFYHS; the protein is encoded by the coding sequence ATGAGTCTTCGCAACAAGCTTTTTCTCTCCTTTATCGCCTTGATTACCCTCAACATCCTGCTGTTCAAATTCGTCTTCCAGGACATCATCATCGACCAGTTGAAAAACGACCGTCACAACCAGTACCAGGCGGAAAAGGATGCGGCAGAAAAGGTCCGGCTCAACCAACTACTGCGCTCCAGCAACTTCAAGGACCCGATCGAGCGCCAGGAACTGGAGAAGCAGTTGCCGGAAGACGTCATGTACCGGATGGTCGTGAAGGACGCGAGCGGCAACACGATTTACCACAGGCCGTCACAAGCCTACTCCTTGAAGCTGTCCCTCCCTTCCACCACGAAAAGCGACCTGAAAGTCGTGGCAGAGTACCATTTTCAGCAGGAGCCTCCCCGTGCGGGAGAGATCGTCGTCTACTTCTACACGGACGATTACGACATGATGGCTACAACCGGAGTCTCCATGATGCTCTGGTTTATTTACGGAAGCCTCGTCCTCGTCGGCCTGCTGCTGCTCGCCCTGTTCCTCCGCTGGATTTTGCGCCCGGTCAATGAGCTGGCCCGCGTCACGCAGGAAATTCGCGAGGGCAAACGGCTTGTGACGTTTACGTACCGCTCGCACGACGAGTTCGGACAGCTTTTTCGCTACTTTGGCGACATGGTCGACGAGCTGCGCTTTTCCGAAGAGAGACAGTCGGAAATGATCGCCTCCATCGCCCATGATTTTCGCACGCCGCTGACCACGATCAAAGGCTACGCCTCCTACATCGGCTCCGGGCGGGTCACGGACCTGACGCGGATTCAGAAGCAAATGGGCAAAATCGAAGTGAAGACGAGCGATCTGGAAAAGCTGCTGGACGAGTTGCAGGACTTCACGGTGCAAAGTACGGAGGTGCGGCTCAACATTAGCCGCATTCACGTGAAAGGATTTTTGAAAGGAATTATCGAGGACTATTTGGCGCGGGTAAAGGAAGCCGGCCTGACGTTTCAATGGAAGTTGCGCGTATCCAATGAGCTGCACATCGAAGCCGATGAAACAAAGCTGCGTCGCGTCATGGAAAACTTGCTGAACAACGCGATTCACTACAACAAGCCGAATGGCTCGATTTTGGTTACATGCGACCAGCGGGAAGGCCACGTGCTGTTTTCCGTCATAGACAAAGGGGAAGGAATCGCAGCCGAGGATTTGCCCAAAATCTTCAACAAGTTTTACCGCGCAGAGAAGTCCCGCAACCGCAACAACGGCGGCACAGGGCTTGGGCTGACCATCTGCCAGAGCATCGTGCGCCGCCACGGCGGAGAACTCACGGTAAACAGCGAACAGGGAATAGGAAGCAGCTTCTCCTTCACCATTCCCTTTTATCACAGTTAG
- a CDS encoding cytochrome P450, translating into MGVTISGPRGLPISGNLLAFRKDPLQFIRDAVAEHGDVVHFRFGPKRHVYLLTNPDQIKEVLVTKQDHFKKGKGLQVARAVVGDGILTSEGKKHMRQRRLMQPAFHRERIAGYGQAMVRQAVELLEDWKAGEVRDIHDDMMRVTLAIITETMFGKSIKEGADKIGHAIDVGLKYVANKASSFIDIPLSVPTKSNRQFLESNETLDQTIYSLIEERRNSQDDRQDDLLGMLLAARDEDDGQGMTDEQVRDEVMTIFVAGHETTANTMSWIFYLLATHPHVEAKLHEELATVLDGRLPTVDDLPKLTYTSLIVSETLRLYPAAWTINREVVEEVQIGDHTYQPGDTLMMSQFVMHRLERYYEKPDEFIPERFAGDLLKRNPTYAYFPFGGGPRVCIGNNFALMEAALLLATIAQRYRLRLAEPGQVVEPEPLVTLRPKNGLPMRLEKRE; encoded by the coding sequence ATGGGTGTGACAATCTCAGGCCCACGCGGCTTGCCGATTTCCGGCAATTTGCTTGCTTTTCGCAAAGACCCGCTGCAGTTTATCCGCGACGCTGTTGCCGAGCATGGCGATGTCGTTCACTTTCGTTTTGGGCCGAAAAGGCATGTCTATTTGCTGACCAATCCCGACCAGATCAAAGAAGTGCTCGTGACCAAGCAAGACCATTTCAAAAAAGGAAAAGGGTTGCAGGTCGCCAGAGCCGTCGTCGGCGACGGGATTCTCACCAGCGAAGGCAAGAAGCACATGCGCCAGCGCAGACTGATGCAGCCGGCTTTTCACCGGGAGCGGATTGCCGGCTACGGACAGGCGATGGTGCGCCAGGCTGTCGAGCTGTTGGAGGACTGGAAAGCAGGGGAAGTCCGCGACATTCACGACGATATGATGCGGGTGACGCTGGCGATCATTACGGAAACGATGTTTGGCAAAAGCATCAAGGAGGGCGCCGACAAAATCGGACATGCGATCGACGTCGGACTGAAATATGTGGCGAACAAAGCTTCCTCCTTTATCGACATTCCGTTGTCGGTTCCGACAAAAAGCAATCGACAGTTTCTGGAGTCGAATGAAACGCTGGATCAAACGATTTATTCCTTGATCGAAGAACGGCGAAACAGCCAAGACGACAGACAGGACGATCTGTTGGGGATGCTTCTTGCGGCGCGGGATGAGGACGACGGCCAGGGGATGACAGACGAGCAGGTGAGAGACGAGGTCATGACGATTTTCGTTGCCGGTCACGAGACGACAGCCAATACGATGTCGTGGATCTTTTATTTGCTGGCGACTCATCCGCATGTCGAGGCCAAGCTGCACGAGGAACTGGCGACTGTATTGGACGGCAGGCTGCCTACGGTCGACGATTTGCCTAAGCTTACCTACACGAGCCTCATCGTTTCGGAAACGCTGCGCCTGTATCCGGCTGCCTGGACGATTAATCGGGAAGTGGTCGAAGAGGTACAGATTGGCGATCACACGTATCAGCCTGGCGATACGCTGATGATGAGCCAGTTTGTCATGCATCGTCTGGAGCGCTACTACGAGAAGCCGGATGAGTTTATTCCGGAGCGATTCGCGGGCGATCTGCTGAAACGCAACCCGACGTATGCCTATTTTCCGTTCGGGGGAGGGCCGAGGGTTTGTATCGGGAACAACTTCGCTCTGATGGAAGCTGCCCTGCTTTTGGCGACGATCGCGCAGCGCTACCGCCTGCGGCTGGCAGAGCCTGGTCAAGTAGTGGAGCCGGAGCCGCTCGTTACGCTGCGTCCGAAAAACGGCCTGCCGATGCGCCTGGAAAAGCGGGAGTAA
- a CDS encoding biotin transporter BioY, with the protein MRNERLRWLLLSAIFAAVTAVLSQLTIPLPLIPITGQTLAVGLTATILGSRYGTLALLIYVLLGAVGLPVFSEASGGLQVLAGKTGGYIFGFIATAFVTGLYLEKFGFTLKHAVVANVIGMFVTLAFGCVQLKYVLDIPWDKAIAFGATPFLVVGVIKAVLAALIGIKVRERLIASRLLRAEQPVAR; encoded by the coding sequence ATGAGAAACGAACGTTTGAGATGGCTTTTGTTGTCCGCCATTTTTGCCGCTGTCACGGCTGTGCTGTCCCAGTTGACGATTCCGCTGCCGCTCATTCCGATCACCGGACAGACGCTTGCGGTAGGCTTGACCGCGACGATCCTGGGCAGCCGCTACGGTACACTCGCTCTTTTGATTTACGTGCTGCTTGGAGCGGTCGGCTTGCCTGTCTTTTCTGAAGCGAGCGGCGGGCTGCAAGTATTGGCAGGCAAAACAGGCGGGTACATTTTCGGCTTCATCGCCACTGCCTTTGTGACGGGCCTTTATTTGGAAAAATTCGGCTTCACCTTGAAGCATGCGGTCGTCGCCAACGTGATCGGCATGTTCGTGACGCTCGCCTTCGGTTGCGTTCAGCTCAAATACGTGCTGGATATCCCGTGGGACAAAGCCATTGCCTTCGGCGCTACGCCGTTTTTGGTCGTAGGCGTTATCAAAGCGGTGCTCGCCGCGCTGATCGGCATCAAGGTGCGGGAGCGTTTGATCGCTTCTCGCCTGCTGCGCGCAGAGCAGCCTGTCGCACGCTAA
- the yhfH gene encoding protein YhfH gives MTPITTFFRNLEAKCCAACGQTINEQAESYANECFTCQEQASYDAYKHYHQKR, from the coding sequence ATGACGCCAATCACTACGTTTTTCCGAAACCTCGAAGCAAAATGTTGCGCAGCTTGCGGCCAGACCATCAACGAGCAGGCTGAGTCTTACGCGAACGAATGCTTCACTTGCCAGGAGCAGGCATCCTACGACGCCTACAAGCACTACCACCAAAAACGGTAA
- the ilvA gene encoding threonine ammonia-lyase IlvA yields the protein MHTVRVEEIVVANHGLKDVVEKTPLQKNNVLSERYGCNVYLKREDLQVVRSFKIRGAYHFMRSLSAEERERGVVCASAGNHAQGVAYSCQNLQIQGTIFMPTTTPRQKISQVKRFGGSYVEVVLIGDTFDDSFAEAMKYCLQEDRTFVHPFDDPLVVAGQGTVGLEIMNDLEEPADFVFMSIGGGGLAAGVGTYVKGISPDTQIIGVEPAGAASMKAALERDDVVTLDEIDKFVDGAAVKQVGQLTMSICREVLSDIVLVPEGKVCTTILELYNSSAIVVEPAGALSIAALDYYKEQIAGKNVVCIISGGNNDIDRMQEIKERSLLHEGLKHYFIINFPQRAGALREFMEKVLGPHDDITRFEYTKKNNKENGPALVGIEMKCQEDYQPLISRMKQHGIRYVEITNDPYLFNLLI from the coding sequence ATGCATACAGTGAGAGTGGAAGAAATTGTGGTGGCAAACCACGGATTGAAAGACGTAGTGGAGAAGACACCGCTGCAAAAAAACAACGTGCTGTCCGAGCGCTACGGCTGCAACGTCTATTTGAAGCGGGAAGATTTGCAGGTCGTCCGCTCCTTTAAAATTCGCGGAGCGTACCATTTCATGCGCAGCCTGTCCGCAGAGGAGCGCGAGCGCGGAGTAGTATGCGCCAGTGCGGGTAACCACGCGCAAGGAGTCGCGTACTCGTGCCAGAATCTGCAAATCCAGGGCACGATTTTCATGCCGACGACGACCCCGCGCCAAAAAATTTCCCAGGTCAAACGGTTCGGCGGCTCGTATGTGGAGGTCGTGCTGATCGGGGACACTTTTGACGACTCGTTCGCAGAAGCGATGAAATATTGCCTACAGGAAGACCGGACGTTTGTCCATCCGTTCGACGATCCGCTGGTGGTGGCAGGGCAAGGCACGGTGGGGCTGGAGATCATGAACGATCTGGAGGAGCCTGCTGACTTCGTTTTCATGAGCATCGGCGGCGGCGGCCTGGCGGCAGGGGTCGGCACGTATGTAAAAGGCATCAGCCCGGATACGCAAATCATCGGGGTGGAGCCTGCGGGAGCGGCATCCATGAAAGCGGCGCTGGAGAGAGACGACGTCGTGACGCTCGATGAGATCGACAAGTTCGTGGATGGAGCGGCAGTCAAACAGGTCGGACAGTTGACGATGAGCATTTGCCGCGAGGTGCTGAGCGATATCGTGCTCGTGCCAGAGGGCAAAGTATGCACGACGATTCTGGAGCTGTACAACAGCAGCGCGATCGTGGTCGAGCCTGCCGGGGCCTTGTCGATTGCCGCGCTCGACTACTACAAGGAGCAGATCGCGGGCAAAAACGTCGTCTGCATCATTAGCGGCGGAAACAACGATATCGACCGGATGCAGGAAATCAAGGAGCGCTCCTTGCTGCATGAAGGCTTGAAGCATTATTTCATCATCAATTTCCCGCAGCGCGCCGGGGCTTTGCGCGAGTTCATGGAAAAGGTGCTCGGTCCGCACGACGACATCACGCGCTTTGAGTACACGAAGAAAAACAACAAGGAAAACGGCCCGGCGCTGGTCGGCATCGAGATGAAGTGCCAGGAGGACTACCAGCCGCTGATTAGCCGGATGAAGCAGCACGGCATCCGCTATGTCGAGATCACCAACGATCCGTATTTGTTTAACCTGTTGATTTAA